The following are from one region of the Colius striatus isolate bColStr4 chromosome Z, bColStr4.1.hap1, whole genome shotgun sequence genome:
- the TJP2 gene encoding tight junction protein ZO-2, with product MEELIWEQYTVTLQKDSKRGFGIAVSGGRDNPHFENGETSIVISDVLPGGPADGLLQENDRVIIVNGTPMENVPHSFAVQQLRKSGKVATIVVKRPRKVQAAALKRSPSLDYEDRALDMMDDQAEFDGKSARSGYSERSWRSGNGGRSQSWGNSLDQSYRDEEDRGCNQSRDRGRECGYSRDQSRGRSIDGSLDRDYRRDRSRGRSIDRDGSYERDYREDYSPPNYSHGFQPDPRYGKEVRSRSRDRLHSRSPSPEIHHPREYLGPQDQNGPISVLLTKGRHNEEYGLRLGSQIFIKEMTRTGLATKDGNLHEGDIILKINGTVTENMSLADARKLIEKSRGKLQLVVLRDRKQTLLNIPSLNDSDSEMDDISEIESNRSFSPQDDRLHHSDLDSHSSNEKLKEKPNVRDDPPSRMSKMGAMPTPFKSTGDVATAAVTVVDTSKELKYQDDPAVSQPKAVARTILKPSPEDEAIYGPNTKMVRFKKGDSVGLRLAGGNDVGIFIAGIQEGTSADQEGLQEGDQILKVNTQDFRGIVREDAVLYLLEIPKGETVTILAQSKYEVYRDIMACGRGDSFFIRSHFECEKESPQSLAFTRGEIFRVVDTLYDGKLGNWLAVRIGNELEKGLIPNKSRAEQMASVQNAQKDGSSDRADFWRTRGQRSGVKKNLRKSREDLTAIVSMSTKFPAYERVQLREAGFKRPVVIFGPIADVAMEKLSNDLPHLYQIAKTEPRDAGSEKSTGVVRLNTVRQIIEQDKHALLDVTPKAVDLLNYTQWFPIVVFFNPDSKQGVKTMRQRLCSTSNKSSRKLYEQANKLKKTCPHLFTATINLNSANDSWYGSLKDTIQQQQGEAVWVSEGKLDGMEDDADDRMSYLTAMGADYLSCDSRLISDLEDTDGEGGAYTDNEPDEPLDEPRISSVSRSSEPVHHEESLKKCSPEPKAQLRKAGSKEILRDPSPPPAFKPEPPKGKLQNKEDLYDFPKNYDSKPGNVAVSNETSTVSAKAAPPPVSVKPAFGRPILRNSQPAVPPAEEEEEVAKVEEEGNEQENTPKSVLRKVKIFEEMDHKARIQRMQELQEAQNARLEIAQKHPDIYAVPVKTQKSEQNWPQPMSSRPPEPQKPPMRPYLENRGNYVSDAEEEEEYRRQLSDHFRKGYYGQPSRYRDTEL from the exons ATGGAAGAGCTGATATGGGAACAGTACACTGTGACCTTACAAAAG GACTCAAAACGAGGATTTGGGATCGCAGTTTCTGGCGGCAGAGATAACCCTCATTTTGAAAATGGTGAAACATCAATAGTCATTTCAGATGTTCTCCCAGGTGGTCCAGCAGATGGATTACTTCA AGAAAATGACCGTGTGATCATAGTTAATGGGACCCCAATGGAAAATGTTCCACATTCTTTTGCAGTTCAGCAGCTTAGAAAAAGTGGAAAAGTGGCCACCATT GTAGTGAAAAGACCAAGGAAAGTGCAGGCTGCTGCATTGAAGAGAAGCCCCTCTCTTGACTATGAGGACAGAGCTTTAGACATGATGGATGACCAGGCAGAATTTGATGGTAAAAGTGCTCGAAGTGGCTATAGTGAAAGAAGCTGGCGCAGTGGTAATGGAGGGCGCAGCCAAAGCTGGGGAAACAGCCTGGATCAGAGCTATAGAGATGAAGAAGACAGAGGGTGTAACCAAAGCAGAGACCGTGGCAGGGAATGTGGGTACAGCCGTGATCAAAGCCGTGGTAGGAGCATTGATGGGAGCTTGGATCGAGACTATAGAAGAGATCggagcagaggaaggagcaTTGACAGGGATGGCAGCTATGAACGGGACTACAGAGAAGACTACAGCCCACCCAACTACAGTCATGGGTTTCAACCTGATCCTAGATATGGGAAGGAAGTGAGGAGTCGAAGTCGGGACAGACTTCACTCCCGTAGTCCTTCGCCTGAAATCCACCATCCACGCGAGTACCTAGGACCACAGGATCAGAACGGACCCATCAGTGTTCTCTTAACAAAAGGCAGACATAATGAAG AATATGGTCTCCGTCTTGGAAGTCAGATCTTCATAAAAGAAATGACCCGTACTGGCTTAGCAACCAAAGATGGCAACCTTCATGAAGGAGATATCATTCTCAAG ATCAATGGTACAGTGACAGAGAACATGTCTTTAGCTGATGCCCGAAAACTGATTGAGAAGTCACGGGGGAAGCTCCAGCTGGTTGTCCTCAGGGATAGAAAGCAGACACTGCTCAACATTCCTTCATTGAATGACAGTGACTCAGAAATGGATG ACATTTCTGAAATAGAGTCAAACAGATCATTCTCTCCTCAAGATGACAGATTGCATCATTCCGATCTAGATTCACATTCATCcaatgaaaaactgaaagagaaaCCAAA tgtAAGAGATGATCCACCCAGTAGGATGTCCAAGATGGGAGCAATGCCTACACCATTCAAATCGACTGGTGATGTTGCTACTGCTGCTGTTACAGTTGTAGACACAAGTAAAGAACTGAAGTACCAAGATGACCCAGCAG TGTCTCAACCAAAGGCAGTTGCAAGAACGATTCTTAAACCCAGCCCTGAGGATGAAGCAATATATGG TCCTAATACGAAAATGGTAAGATTCAAGAAAGGGGACAGCGTGGGTCTACGACTGGCTGGTGGAAACGACGTGGGGATATTTATTGCTGGAATTCAGGAGGGCACCTCAGCTGATCAGGAGGGACTGCAGGAAGGAGATCAGATTCTTAAG GTAAACACTCAAGACTTCAGAGGCATTGTTCGGGAAGATGCTGTTTTGTATCTCTTAGAAATCCCCAAAGGTGAAACAGTGACAATTTTGGCACAAAGCAAATACGAAG TCTACAGAGACATCATGGCCTGTGGCAGAGGAGATTCCTTCTTCATCAGGAGCCACTTTGAGTGTGAAAAAGAGTCACCACAGAGCTTAGCATTCACCAGAGGAGAGATATTTCGAGTAGTCGATACACTGTATGATGGCAAACTGGGGAACTGGCTGGCTGTCAGAATTGGAAATGAACTGGAAAAGGGCCTCATTCCAAATAAGAGCAG AGCTGAGCAGATGGCCAGCGTTCAAAATGCCCAAAAAGATGGATCAAGTGATAGGGCAGATTTCTGGAGAACACGTGGCCAGCGATCTGGAGTGAAGAAGAATCTGAGAAAGAGTCGTGAAGACCTGACAGCTATTGTATCCATGAGCACAAAATTCCCAGCTTATGAACGAGTTCAGTTGCGTGAGG ctGGTTTTAAGAGACCTGTGGTGATATTTGGCCCTATTGCAGATGTTGCTATGGAGAAATTGTCAAATGATTTGCCGCACCTGTACCAGATAGCAA AGACGGAACCCAGAGACGCAGGGTCGGAGAAGTCAACTGGGGTAGTGCGCTTGAACACTGTGAGGCAAATCATTGAGCAG GATAAACATGCTCTGCTGGATGTGACTCCTAAAGCAGTGGACTTGCTAAATTACACCCAGTGGTTTCCAATTGTGGTCTTCTTTAACCCAGACAGTAAACAGGGTGTGAAAACCATGAGGCAAAGGCTATGTTCCACATCTAACAAGAGCTCAAGAAAACTTTATgaacaagcaaacaaactgaagaaaacttGTCCCCACCTCTTTACAG CCACCATCAATTTGAATTCGGCAAATGATAGCTGGTATGGCAGTCTGAAAGATACAATTCAGCAACAGCAAGGAGAAGCAGTGTGGGTATCAGAAGGAAAG CTGGATGGCATGGAAGATGATGCAGACGACCGTATGTCTTACCTTACTGCAATGGGTGCTGACTATCTGAGTTGTGACAGTCGGCTGATCAGTGACCTAGAAGATACAGATGGAGAAGGAGGTGCATACACTGACAATGAACCTGATGAGCCTTTGGACGAGCCAAGGATTTCATCTGTTAGCCGGTCCTCTGAACCTGTGCATCATGAGGAG agtttaaaaaaatgtagtcCAGAACCAAAGGCTCAGTTGAGAAAAGCTGGTAGCAAGGAGATCCTTAGAGACCCGAGTCCACCTCCAGCCTTCAAGCCTGAACCACCTAAG GGAAAGTTACAAAATAAAGAGGATCTATATGACTTTCCCAAGAACTATGACTCCAAACCAGGTAACGTTGCTGTCAGCAATGAAACTTCAACTGTATCAGCTAAAGCAGCACCACCACCCGTTTCTGTGAAACCTGCCTTTGGACGTCCCATCCTGAGAAACTCCCAGCCAGCAGTCCCacctgcagaggaggaggaggaggtggcaaaggtggaagaggaaggaaacgAACAAGAAAATACACCAAAATCTGTGTTGaggaaagtgaaaatatttgagGAGATGGACCATAAGGCAAGGATACAAAGAATGCAAGAGCTGCAAGAGGCCCAGAATGCCAGG cttGAAATAGCCCAGAAGCACCCAGATATTTATGCTGTCCCTGTCAAAACACAGAAGTCGGAAcagaactggccccagcctATGAG CTCGAGACCTCCAGAACCCCAGAAACCCCCCATGAGACCTTACCTAGAGAACCGTGGCAATTACGTCAGTgatgcagaggaggaggaggagtacCGTCGGCAGCTATCAGACCACTTCAGGAAGGGCTATTATGGACAACCATCCAGATACAGAGACACAGAATTGTAG